The DNA segment GTGCGGTAATGGAGCTCGGCGCTACCGAGGTCAGCTCTACCGGTCTGGGCAGCACGACAGAAGGAACGACCTCCTACACCACCGGCGCCATGGCGACTGCAACCAAATTGCCCTTGAGCCTGCGCGAGACCCCACAAGCGGTGACCGTGATCACCCGTCAGCGCATGGACGACCAGGCCATGACCAGCATCAACGATGTGGTCAAGTACAGCCCCGGCCTGTTCCTCAGCCAATCCAGCGGCCCAGGTCGCCAGACGTATTCGGCGCGCGGCTTTGATATCGATAACCTGATGTATGACGGTATCCCCAGCAACTATCAGGGCTGGACGGTCGGCGCCCAGCCGAACCTGGCAATGTTCGACCGGGTGGAAGTAGTGCGTGGCGCAACCGGCCTGGTTACCGGTAGCGGCAACCCCTCGGCAGCGATCAACCTGGTCCGCAAGCGCCCGCTGGCCGAACAGAAAGTCACCCTGACCGGGGCTGCCGGCACTTGGGACAACTACCGCGGCGAGATCGACGCCTCCAGCCCGCTCAACGACAGCGGCACCCTGCGCGGACGAGTGGTCGCCTCTTATCGTGACGCCAACGGTTTCGTCGACAGCATGGAGGAAAGCCATGGCCTGTTCTATGCGATCACTGAAGCGGACCTGAGCGACGACACCACCCTGACGCTGGGCTTCTCCAACCAGAAAGACAAGACCAATTACTTCTGGGGCGCGTCGATGGTCGGCCTGGACGGCCACCACCTGGATTTGCCGCGCTCGTACAACCCAGGCACTGACTGGGAAAACAAAGACCAGGAAATCAACACAGTGTTCGCCGAGGTGCGCCAGCGCCTGGCCAACGACTGGAAACTGCAGGTCAATGCCACCTATAGCGAGCAGGATGCGCTGTTCTCCGGTTCCTATCAGTCGCGCTGGGCCGCCGACCAGTCGCTGCAAAGAACCGTCTACCAGTCTGGCCAGGAAGAAAACCAGGCCGGCCTGGACGCGTTCGCCAGCGGCCCATTCCAAGCCTTTGGTCGCAGCCACGAACTGGTGGTGGGTGCGAGCAAACGCATCTATGACATGACCACCAACAACTACAGCCCCTACAACATGTTCTGGCCGCTCAATGGGCCGAAGCCGAACTTCGTCCACACCGACAACACGCGTGAAGTCACCACCCAGGATGCGGTCTACATGAGCACCCGCCTGAGCCTGGCCGACCCGCTGAAACTGATCCTCGGTGGGCGCCTGGACTGGTACGACTACGACAACCGTGACGACTCCGACGCCAGCTACAAGGTGACCCGCAACGTCACCCGCTATGCCGGCCTGATCTACGATCTGGACGAGCATCACTCGGTGTATGTCAGCTACAGCGACATCTTCAACCCGCAGAGCTCCAAGGACGTCTCCGGCACGCCGGTCAAGCCGATCGTGGGCAAGAACTACGAGGTCGGCATCAAGGGTGAGTACTTCGACGGCGCCCTGAACGCAAGCTTGGCGGTGTTCCGCATCGACCAGGAAAACCGAGCCGTACAAGTCGACGTACCGTGCCCACAACTGGCGTGCTACGAGGCCTCCGGTGAGGTTCGCAGCCAGGGTATCGAGTTGGAGCTGCAGGGCGCACTGACCGAGAACTGGCAGGTCGGCGCCGGTTACACCTATGCCCGCGCGCACACCACCAAGGATGAAAAAAGCCCGGAGAAGGTCAACAAGCAGCTCACCACCGACTTGCCCGAGCGCATGTTCAAGCTCTCGACTGTCTACCGCTTCCAGGGCCCGCTGGAAAAACTGCGCGTCGGCGGCAACGTCTACTGGCAGAGCCGCATGTACAACGACATCGCGCTTAGCGACGGCAGCAACTACCGCTTGATCCAGGGCGCCTATGCCGTCACTGACGTGATGGCCGGCTACCAGGTCAACCAGCACCTGGACCTGCAACTCAATGCCAACAACATCTTCGATCGCAAATACTACTCGTCGATCTCCTCTTCCTGGCAGTACGGCGGCGACACTTATGGCGCCCCACGCAACATGATGCTGACGGCCAAATACAGCTTCTAAGTCATCGCCCCTATCCATTCTGCGCAGGGACGCGCACCTCACCCTCCTCGCTTTGCTCCGCTATCGCTGACCTTTGTCAGCCCACGCGCCCATCACCCTTGATCTGCTGTTAGTACGTCTGAGCCTCGCTTGGCGCACGCCTCAACGGCGGGCTATCGGAATCCACACCTCGACGTAACCGGTCTCACGCCCCGGATCAAAGTCAGGGCTGTAGGCCTCGAACTCAGGCGCATCGGCAAAGCGGTAGTCTGACGCTGGCAGCCACTGATTGAAAATGGTGAACATCGTCTGGTGGATCATCGAAATGTGGCCTTGATGGCGAAACACCGCATAGTCCTGCGGCGCCACCTTGAATGAGCGAAATGACGCTGGCAGCCCATCGATGCGCGACACTTCGATACCGGCGATGTACTCAAAGCTGCCATCCTCCCCAGGGTTGCAGCACAGCCCATAGCACCAACGCCCTACCTGGCCGGGCACCTGGTCCATGTACGGATCGAACGCCTGCCACAGGCCGACGATGCCCTCGTTCTTGTCGAAGGTAAATCGCCCACCTACGCCTGCGATAACCCACTCGCCACGACGCTCGAAACGCGGCTCGGGCAACTCGATCAATTTCAGTTGTTTCATTCTCAGCGGCTCAACCAGGGAAAGGTCATTGTCGGGCTGCTCGCGAACCTGTTTCGGCGTGACGCCAAATTGCTCGCAGAACGCACGGGTGAAGGCTTCGTGGGAGCCATAGCCTGCCGTCAACGCCACCTGCAAGATGTCCGGCTGACCGTTACGCAGCGCCAGGGCCGCGTCGCTAAGCCGACGGGCACGGATGTAGCGCATCACCGGCCAACCGGTGGTCAGCGAGAAATAACGCGACAGGGCGAACGGCGACAGGTCGAAGCGCTGGGCAACCCGACCCAGGTCGAGCTCCGACTGCAACTCCGACTCGATGAACCACAGGATATTTTCGATACTGCGCATGACGATGCTCCTCCAAAGCAGCGCCGACAGTAGCAAATGTCTGGGGTGGGGATTTGATCGTTCTTGCGCGTTCAACGACCTGCCGACTTTGTACGACGCAGCACGCGACGCTCCTACACGATCGATGCGTGCTGCGCAGATCGTGTAGAAGCGGGCTTGCCCCGCGATAGCGCCACAACTGACCCAACAAGCGCTGGCTTTCAGGTAAACAGCCGCTGCACAAACGCCAGGCGCTTCTTGTATGAACGCCGCGCCTCCAACGCCTGCTCAAGCGTCACCTCAACGAACCGCGCCTGCTGGTTGGGCTGCATCTGGCCGATCAAATCCAGGTCAGCACTGATCACCGTGCCAATCATCGCGTAACCGCCACCGGATACCGCATCCCGGTGCAGGATGATCGGCTCCAAGCCTGCCGGTACCTGGATCGAACCAATCGGGTAGCAACTGTCGACGATATTAGAAGGATCGGAGCCCGCACCAAAAGGTTGCTCGCGCGGCTGGAAACTCAACGCGCTACCGCCCTTGAAGCGATAGCCGATTCGGTCCGCCTCGGACCCCACCGTCCAGGCATCGCTGAAGAAGTCGCGCGCGGCCGTCGCCGTCAAGCGGTCGTAGTACAGACCGGGCACCACCCGCAGCAGCACCTCCCCGCCCAGACTCTGCCGCAGGGCCATCGGCAGGCTGGCACCTGCGCGGCTTTTACCGCTGGCCACACCCACCGGCAACAGGTCGCCCGCCACCAGCTTGCGCCCCTGCCAACCACCCAGCGCGCCCAACCCGTAGGTGGAGCGACTGCCCAGCACCTGCGGGACATCGATGCCACCGGCCACCGCCAGATAGGCGCGCGCGCCGGCGCGGGGGAAGTCAAAGCGCAACACCTGCCCGGCGCGGACCTTGAACGCCGTGTCCGGATACTGCTCCACCCCGTCCAGGCGCACCGGCATCTGCGCGCCGCACACCGCCACCAGGGCATCGGCCTGGAACTCCAGCTCCGGCCCCACCAGGGAGCATTCCAGCCCGGCTGCGCCGGCCGGGTTGCCGACCAGTTGGTTAGCCGCGCGCAGCGCATATTGGTCGAGCGCACCCGATGGCGGGATCCCCAGGTGGTAGTAGCCTTCACGGCCCAGGTCCTGCACCGAGGTGGCCAGGCCAGGCTTGAGTACCTTGATCATGCCAATGCCTCCTGCAGCGACTGGGGATAGCCAACCGGGTCGGCTAAAAAAGCATCCAGGGAGAATTCCACCGAACGGATGCGCAGAGTGAACCGGCCGCTTTCAACCTCATCCACAGCCTGGTCATAGGCATCGCGGTCAATTGGTTTGAACTGGACGATATCGCCCGGCCGGAAGAACACCATGTGTTCCTTGAGGTAATCCAACTGCTGCTGCGGATCGTAGATCGGCGCGGGGGTTACGCCGAACATCTGATAGCCACCTGCCCCGCGCACTGAGTAGATGCAGCCAAAGCACCCGCCATGGCCCAGGGTCAGCTTCGGCGTGTCGGTCCGTGGACGCAAATACTTGGGCACTTGCAGCTGACGTTCACGCTCGACCATCTGGAACATGAACGGCAAGCCGGCAACGAAGCCGACCATCGACACGAACCACGGCGCACCGCTGTGGGCGGCAATGAACGCCTCGACATCGGCCAGGCCATTGATCCGCGCCGCGTACTCAAGGTCGGTGGCGTCTGGGTCCTGATGCCGGTCGCGAAAACGCATCAGCGTTTCATGGGTCCAGGGATCGTTGTACAGCACCGGGATCTCGATGATCCGCGTGTGCAACGAGCGCTCGGCGACGGCCTCGGCCTCCGCGCCCTGCACCGCTTCGAGCAGCGCCTGCGGGGCGATGCGATCAGGATCGAAGCGGATCTGGAACGAGGCGTTGGCCAGGCACACATCGAGCACCCCATCCAGTTGCAGGCGCTCGACCGCGCGGGTCACGGCCATGCCTTTGAAGAAGGCCTCCAGCGACATGCGGTCGCTGACCTCGGCAAACAGGTGTTCGTCGGCGCCAAAGCTGTAGCGGATCGGCGCGTTCATTTCGCGCCTCCGGGGCGAGGCAGTGGAATGATGAAAGCATGCTCGGCCATGACTGTTCCTCTTGGAATACTTGTAGAAAGGCAGGCAAAAACAACGCTGCGGACCCTGGTCTGTATGCGCCAGGTGCCCGTTGACGTCAGCGCGGCGCGCGCACGCTGATCCCCGCAGCATCCAGGGCCTTGCGTGTGGCCTCGACCAGCTGCAGGGCGCCTGGGGTATCGCTATGCAGGCAAATGGAATCGAAGCTGATCGGCAGGTCCTGGCCTTCGACCGTACGCACTACCCCCTCTTGGCAGGCCCGCAAGACCCGCTCGGCGACATGGCTTGGCTCATAGCCGCGAACGTTCCGGGTAAACACGATCGAGCCGCTCAGGTCATATTCGCGGTCGGCATAGAACTCGCGAATCACTGGCTGGCCAAGCGTTTGGGCAATGCGGCAGATCACCGAGCCGGGCATGCAGTACAGCAGCAGTTCAGGCTCCAGCCGCTGCAGGTTTTCAACCAGCAAGCGTGCAGCCTCTTCATCGCGCGCCAAGTGCATGTACAGCGCGCCATGGGGCTTGACGTGCTGCAAGGCCACGCCTTGGGCGCGAGCGATCTCGCGCAGGGCGCCAAGCTGGTAGAGCATGTCATCGACCAGTTCCTGCGCCGGGGCATTGATGTGCCGACGGCCAAAGCCGACCAGGTCGCGAAAGCCTGGGTGAGCACCGATAGCCACGCCCAACGCCTTGGCCCGCTCCACCGTACGGCGCATGGTGCCGGGGTCGCCGGCATGAAAACCGGTGGCGATGTTGGCCGAACTGATGAAGGCCATCAGCTCATGGTCGACGCCATCGCCGATGGTCCAGGGGCCAAAGCCCTCGCCCATGTCCGAGTTGAAATCCACGACCTGCATTGTGCGCTCTCCTACGGTGCCTGCTTGTGGGTTGCTGCAGCCCACGTTAAATTCCCCAGCACCCCTTGGGAAGATCTATAAACAGATGGGCTGTCTTCTGAAAAACAGATACCCATTACCGGAGCCTGCATGTCGCTGACCTTGCGCCAGGTGCGCTATTTCGTTGCCACCGCCGAGATCGGCCAGATCTCCCAGGCGGCGCTGCACCTGAACATTTCCCAGTCGGCGGTGACCACCGCGATCAAGGAGCTGGAGGCCATGCTCGGCGCGCTGCTGTTCCAGCGCTCGGCCCAAGGCATGAGCCTGACCGACGCTGGCCGGCATTTTCTCAACCGCGCCTACGTGATCCTGCGCAGCGTCGACGATGCGCTGAACAGCCCGCTGCCGGATGTACGCGCCAGCGGTCTGCTGCGCCTGGCAGCGAGCTATACGGTCATTGGTTACTTTCTGCCGCATCACCTGCAACGCCTGGAGCACTGGCACCCCGATGTGCTGATCGAGGTTCATGAACAGGAGCGCAGCGCCATCGAGCAGGGGTTGCTCGAAGGTCGCTTCGACATGGCCGTGGTATTGACCGCCAACCTTACCCACCCGGATATCGTTTCCGAGACGCTGTTCAACTCCGAACGCCGACTGTGGCTGCCCAGCCATCACCCGCTGTGCGAACGCTCGGCGGTGAGCCTGGCCGATGTCGCCCAGCAACCCTACATCCTGCTTACGGTCGATGAAGCCGAACAAAGCGCGATGCGGTATTGGCAACAGGCTGGGCAGCAACCAGATGTGCGCGTGCGCACAAGCTCGGTCGAGGCGGTGCGCAGCATGGTTGCCAATGGCAGCGGCGTGGCGATTCTGTCGGATCTGGTGCACCGTCCGTGGTCGTTGGAAGGCAAGCGCATCGAGACCGTGACCATCAGCGATCAGGTCACGCCCATGAGCGTTGGCCTGGCCTGGCATCGCGAGCGCGAATTAAGCCCGGCGATGCAGGCGCTGCGCAGCTACTTCCATGCAGCGTTCATGGCGCCGCAGCAGCATTTGGCTCGACGCTAAGCGGGGCGAGGTGCTCGAAGGCCGCTCAGTCAGCGGCGGTGCTTGTCCGCGCCACGCAGATCGATACCGATCCCGCAGCAATGGAGTAGAATTTCGCCATCGCGGACACCGGCTAGCCAGCCGTTCGACCGAGCCCCTGGGATCGGGTTGATATCCCACGCAGTCACGAATCGAGTTGAAACCATGAATCGGCAGAAAAAAATCAAGCAGCTGTTAAAGGCTCACGCGAAAAAAGCCAGCGCCAAACTGGCTCCCAAAAACAAACCTAAATACATCTGCAAAGCAGACCGGGCGAAGTTGGCTGCCCAGGGCGATCAAGACTCAGGCGCGTTGCCAGAGAGCTGATACGGCTGCAACGCCAGCAGCTCACGCACACGCCCGCCCAGGCTGTCGATGTGCACGTCTGAGCGCAACAGTTGCATCCAGCCAACAGGTATGCGCCCTCGTGTTGACGTTGAGCGGTCGCGGCTCGAGCGTCTTGGTTTCATTGCGCGCTGTCGGCAAGCACCTGTGGCAGGTCCATTTCTACTCGCAGTACCAGCGTGTCACCGTCATCAGGGGCAAGGGTTTGAGCGCGCCCCTGCAAGCGCAAAAGCAGGCGCTGGAGAGTGGCATACGCCGACACTTCGCACGGCGCTTGCTCTAGGGCCGGGTACCAGGGCGTCAGCTCCAGGCTCAGGCGCAACAAGCCTCGCGGTTGAATCCGGGTAGCCAGACGCAAGCTCAGGTGCGCCGGCAATGGCCGCAGTTGCAGGTAGCCGCACAGGCCCTCGAGCAATTGCCGGTAGTGGCGAGCATCGATCCACGCGCTTTGCAGTGCACGCAGCCCTGGCCCCAGGTCCAGCTCACAGCCCCGCGCTTGCAGTTGCTGGCGCACCGGCGCCAGGATCGCTTCGGTCAGGTTGCCCAGGTCATGCGCGGCGCGTTGCGCCTGACCTGGGTGGTCATCCTGATCCATCAGGGCATCGACCTTGGCCAGGCACTGGTACATGGCTTGAACGTGTTCTGCCAGGCTTTGCAGAGCTGGGCGCAAGGGCTCATCGCTTAGCGCAAGCACGCGTTGCACAGCGGTTCGAAACACCGCCAGCATTTGCCCAAGTTCCTGGCTGACAGCTGCCAGGGTCGAGCTCTTCAGGTGGCTTTCATAGCGCGCCTCGGCGCCCTCGTGACGCAATATCGAGAGCAGCCGATCGCGCTCGGTGAGGTCACGCATGCCGCCCAGCATGGCCACCAATTGACCGCTCTGGTCGCGAAACGGTGTGCACCAGATATGCATGGCAACCACTTCGCCCAGATGCTCGATCACCGCTTCGGCCAGAAACGGCTCTTGCCGCGCAACCGCCTCGGTGAAGCGCTGCCGTGAACGCTCGCGCAACGGCGCAGGCAACCACAGCGCCTGGTCGATGGTAGAGCCGTGGATCGCTTCGAAACTTTCTCCGGCGTAGGCCAGGTAGCGGCGGTTACACATCAGCAGGCGGCCTGCGAGGTCGCGCACGAACATCGGGTAGGGGGCAGCGTCGAGCAGCGCCCGTAACAAGCCGTGCTCGCGTAGCAGTTGCGGGTCGCTGGAAGGCGCCTGCGCCCTGCTCGCCTCGTCGCCGGCAACCAAGCCATGGCTGCGGGCGACTTCGAGCAACTGGAAATCGTTGCCGACCTTGAGCTTCTGATGCAGACGCGCCTTGTAGGTGCTGATGGTCTTGTAACTGAGGCTGAGCTGCTCGGCGATGTCCTTGTTACTCAACCCTTGGCTGAGCATCTGCAACACGGTGAGTTCGCGCCCGGAAAGCTGGGTCAAGTCATCTTCGCCTGCACCGTCGAGGTCCTGGCGGGCGACTTCACGGGGGAAGTAGCTGCGTCCATGGCTGAGCGCCTGCAGGGCGCTGTGCAATTGGCCAAGCGCTTCGCTCTTGCACACATAGGCATCGGCGCCGGCCTGCAAGGAACGGGCGGCATACAGGCTGGCCTCCTGCACGCTGTACACCAGCAGTTTGATGACCTGATGACTGGCGCGCAGCCGGCGCAGCAAATCCAGCCCACCCAGCTGCGGCACCAATAACTCCAGAATGACCACCTGCGGGTGCAGCAGCCGGCACTGCTCCAGCGCATCCAGGCCGTTGTCGACTTCGCCCAGTACCTGGTGGCCGGCACGCTCAAGCACAGCCCGCAAGCCGTCACGCACGATCGGCAGGTGATCGACCAACAGCAGCGTGCTCATGGCGCCTTCCCTCTGCGGCAATGGCCGATGCCAAGCATAGACCAGAGCCGCGGACGAGAGTCACTCCTACAAGCAGGTTGTAACGCCTCCGACATTCGCCAGCAGGCGTCCCGCGCAGACTTCAGGCATCCCACTTCAGATGCCCAAGAGGCTGCCATGAACACCGTCAAGCGTCCTGCACACTTCCAACGTACTCGTCTGGGCCGGGCCATTGGCCTGATTCTGGCGGCCCTGTTCAGCGTCAGCCTGATCGAGGCCGAAGCCGAGGACAGCGCCCTCGACCCACCGCTGATGGCTATCGACCCGCCCTCGGCAGCGGGCGCCATGCCCTCCCCTGACTACCTGCAGATCGCCCTGCAAGCCAGTCAGCAGGCACCCCAGTTATTCGCCAGCCGGCTGCTGGGGTCGCCAGCGCCAATCAACCTCAACAGCGCCGATGGCATTGGTGTTTCCAGCGCAGGTGCGCATGACGACGCCACGGTCAACCTGGGCGCGGCCCGCACCACCGGGGTGCTTGCGCAGATGGCCAGCAGCGTCGGCTTCGAGCGCGGTAGCGTCAACAGCAGCGCCCTGACGGCCGCCAACGCCAATGGCCAAACGGGGCTGGCCAGCGATGGCGGCCAGTTGAGTGGCTCTGGGGTGACGGTCACGCTGATACCCAAAGCGGCCAACAGTACGCTGATCACCGCCAGCAACCTGACCGGCGTCAGCGCCAAGAACGCCGGCCAAGTGAGGTTGAACAACAGCACCATCAGCGTCGGTGGCGGCACTAACGGGGTGAACAACCAGGGCCTGGTCGCCACTGGCGCTGGCAGCCAGATCGACCTGGTTGCAAGCGAGGTCAGCACCCTGTCCAAAGGCTCGGTTGGCGTGCTGGCCCAAGGCGGCGGCAAGATCAGCATCAGCGGTGCCAGCGTGATCAGTACCACTGGCGCCAGCAGCCCTACTAGCGCCAGCCATGGCCTGAAAGCCACTGGCAACGCCAGCCTGATCGCTGTCAGCGACAGCGAGATACGCACTGGCGCAGTCGCCGCCAGCGGCGCCCGGGCAGATGACGGCGGACAGATTCAATTGCAGCGCACCAGCCTCAGCCATACTTCCGCCGCCACCAGCACCAGCAGTACTGCCGTGTTGCATGCGCTCGGCGGCGCCAGCATCAACGCCGATGCGGTCACGGTCAGTTCCAGCGGCAGCTACATCGGCGGCGCCCGCGCCGAAGGCAGCGCCAGCCAGGTTTCGTTGCGCAACAGCAGCGTGGCTGTCAAAGGCTCGGGCACCGTCAATGACTTCGCCTCAGCCGCACGGGCAATGGGCGGCGGCACCGTGCTGATCGACAACAGCACCCTGAGCGCCGAAGGCACCTACAGCCACGGCGTGTCAGTCGAAGGCAGCGGCTCGCACGCCATTGTCAGCGCCAGTCGGGTCGAGGTCGGCGGTAATCGCGCGCACGGTCTCTACGTCAATGCAGGCGCCACTGCCGAGGTCAGCGACAGTACCCTGCGCCTCGCCCCGGCTGGCAGTGCAGCAGGCCCTTGGGGCCTGGGCGCCTTGGTCGAAGGCAGTGGCTCACGCCTGCTGCTCAACGACAGCCAAGTGCACACCACGCAGAAAACCAGCTACGGGGTACGTGCCCTGGGCGGCGCCGAGCTGCTAATCAACAATGGCCTGATCGATACCCAGGGCAATTACTCAGCAGGCCTGAGTGCAGGTAACTCGACAGTGGTGGCTCATAACCTCACGGTGACCACCTCGGGCGACGACAACGCTATGGGCGTGGTCGCCGACGGCGGCGCGAACATCACCCTGTATGGCGGCTCGGTAACCACCACGGGCAATGGCTCACCGGTACGATCCAACCTGACCTTCCCGC comes from the Pseudomonas urmiensis genome and includes:
- a CDS encoding TonB-dependent siderophore receptor gives rise to the protein MSRPSSQRRFSPSRNLLAMAICMATVAPALAEEADQPKDQAQSNGAVMELGATEVSSTGLGSTTEGTTSYTTGAMATATKLPLSLRETPQAVTVITRQRMDDQAMTSINDVVKYSPGLFLSQSSGPGRQTYSARGFDIDNLMYDGIPSNYQGWTVGAQPNLAMFDRVEVVRGATGLVTGSGNPSAAINLVRKRPLAEQKVTLTGAAGTWDNYRGEIDASSPLNDSGTLRGRVVASYRDANGFVDSMEESHGLFYAITEADLSDDTTLTLGFSNQKDKTNYFWGASMVGLDGHHLDLPRSYNPGTDWENKDQEINTVFAEVRQRLANDWKLQVNATYSEQDALFSGSYQSRWAADQSLQRTVYQSGQEENQAGLDAFASGPFQAFGRSHELVVGASKRIYDMTTNNYSPYNMFWPLNGPKPNFVHTDNTREVTTQDAVYMSTRLSLADPLKLILGGRLDWYDYDNRDDSDASYKVTRNVTRYAGLIYDLDEHHSVYVSYSDIFNPQSSKDVSGTPVKPIVGKNYEVGIKGEYFDGALNASLAVFRIDQENRAVQVDVPCPQLACYEASGEVRSQGIELELQGALTENWQVGAGYTYARAHTTKDEKSPEKVNKQLTTDLPERMFKLSTVYRFQGPLEKLRVGGNVYWQSRMYNDIALSDGSNYRLIQGAYAVTDVMAGYQVNQHLDLQLNANNIFDRKYYSSISSSWQYGGDTYGAPRNMMLTAKYSF
- a CDS encoding AraC family transcriptional regulator, which codes for MRSIENILWFIESELQSELDLGRVAQRFDLSPFALSRYFSLTTGWPVMRYIRARRLSDAALALRNGQPDILQVALTAGYGSHEAFTRAFCEQFGVTPKQVREQPDNDLSLVEPLRMKQLKLIELPEPRFERRGEWVIAGVGGRFTFDKNEGIVGLWQAFDPYMDQVPGQVGRWCYGLCCNPGEDGSFEYIAGIEVSRIDGLPASFRSFKVAPQDYAVFRHQGHISMIHQTMFTIFNQWLPASDYRFADAPEFEAYSPDFDPGRETGYVEVWIPIARR
- a CDS encoding biotin-dependent carboxyltransferase family protein, translated to MIKVLKPGLATSVQDLGREGYYHLGIPPSGALDQYALRAANQLVGNPAGAAGLECSLVGPELEFQADALVAVCGAQMPVRLDGVEQYPDTAFKVRAGQVLRFDFPRAGARAYLAVAGGIDVPQVLGSRSTYGLGALGGWQGRKLVAGDLLPVGVASGKSRAGASLPMALRQSLGGEVLLRVVPGLYYDRLTATAARDFFSDAWTVGSEADRIGYRFKGGSALSFQPREQPFGAGSDPSNIVDSCYPIGSIQVPAGLEPIILHRDAVSGGGYAMIGTVISADLDLIGQMQPNQQARFVEVTLEQALEARRSYKKRLAFVQRLFT
- a CDS encoding 5-oxoprolinase subunit B family protein, translated to MNAPIRYSFGADEHLFAEVSDRMSLEAFFKGMAVTRAVERLQLDGVLDVCLANASFQIRFDPDRIAPQALLEAVQGAEAEAVAERSLHTRIIEIPVLYNDPWTHETLMRFRDRHQDPDATDLEYAARINGLADVEAFIAAHSGAPWFVSMVGFVAGLPFMFQMVERERQLQVPKYLRPRTDTPKLTLGHGGCFGCIYSVRGAGGYQMFGVTPAPIYDPQQQLDYLKEHMVFFRPGDIVQFKPIDRDAYDQAVDEVESGRFTLRIRSVEFSLDAFLADPVGYPQSLQEALA
- a CDS encoding 5-oxoprolinase subunit PxpA, with protein sequence MQVVDFNSDMGEGFGPWTIGDGVDHELMAFISSANIATGFHAGDPGTMRRTVERAKALGVAIGAHPGFRDLVGFGRRHINAPAQELVDDMLYQLGALREIARAQGVALQHVKPHGALYMHLARDEEAARLLVENLQRLEPELLLYCMPGSVICRIAQTLGQPVIREFYADREYDLSGSIVFTRNVRGYEPSHVAERVLRACQEGVVRTVEGQDLPISFDSICLHSDTPGALQLVEATRKALDAAGISVRAPR
- a CDS encoding LysR family transcriptional regulator produces the protein MSLTLRQVRYFVATAEIGQISQAALHLNISQSAVTTAIKELEAMLGALLFQRSAQGMSLTDAGRHFLNRAYVILRSVDDALNSPLPDVRASGLLRLAASYTVIGYFLPHHLQRLEHWHPDVLIEVHEQERSAIEQGLLEGRFDMAVVLTANLTHPDIVSETLFNSERRLWLPSHHPLCERSAVSLADVAQQPYILLTVDEAEQSAMRYWQQAGQQPDVRVRTSSVEAVRSMVANGSGVAILSDLVHRPWSLEGKRIETVTISDQVTPMSVGLAWHRERELSPAMQALRSYFHAAFMAPQQHLARR
- a CDS encoding DUF2986 domain-containing protein, whose product is MNRQKKIKQLLKAHAKKASAKLAPKNKPKYICKADRAKLAAQGDQDSGALPES
- a CDS encoding LuxR C-terminal-related transcriptional regulator, translating into MSTLLLVDHLPIVRDGLRAVLERAGHQVLGEVDNGLDALEQCRLLHPQVVILELLVPQLGGLDLLRRLRASHQVIKLLVYSVQEASLYAARSLQAGADAYVCKSEALGQLHSALQALSHGRSYFPREVARQDLDGAGEDDLTQLSGRELTVLQMLSQGLSNKDIAEQLSLSYKTISTYKARLHQKLKVGNDFQLLEVARSHGLVAGDEASRAQAPSSDPQLLREHGLLRALLDAAPYPMFVRDLAGRLLMCNRRYLAYAGESFEAIHGSTIDQALWLPAPLRERSRQRFTEAVARQEPFLAEAVIEHLGEVVAMHIWCTPFRDQSGQLVAMLGGMRDLTERDRLLSILRHEGAEARYESHLKSSTLAAVSQELGQMLAVFRTAVQRVLALSDEPLRPALQSLAEHVQAMYQCLAKVDALMDQDDHPGQAQRAAHDLGNLTEAILAPVRQQLQARGCELDLGPGLRALQSAWIDARHYRQLLEGLCGYLQLRPLPAHLSLRLATRIQPRGLLRLSLELTPWYPALEQAPCEVSAYATLQRLLLRLQGRAQTLAPDDGDTLVLRVEMDLPQVLADSAQ
- a CDS encoding beta strand repeat-containing protein; translation: MNTVKRPAHFQRTRLGRAIGLILAALFSVSLIEAEAEDSALDPPLMAIDPPSAAGAMPSPDYLQIALQASQQAPQLFASRLLGSPAPINLNSADGIGVSSAGAHDDATVNLGAARTTGVLAQMASSVGFERGSVNSSALTAANANGQTGLASDGGQLSGSGVTVTLIPKAANSTLITASNLTGVSAKNAGQVRLNNSTISVGGGTNGVNNQGLVATGAGSQIDLVASEVSTLSKGSVGVLAQGGGKISISGASVISTTGASSPTSASHGLKATGNASLIAVSDSEIRTGAVAASGARADDGGQIQLQRTSLSHTSAATSTSSTAVLHALGGASINADAVTVSSSGSYIGGARAEGSASQVSLRNSSVAVKGSGTVNDFASAARAMGGGTVLIDNSTLSAEGTYSHGVSVEGSGSHAIVSASRVEVGGNRAHGLYVNAGATAEVSDSTLRLAPAGSAAGPWGLGALVEGSGSRLLLNDSQVHTTQKTSYGVRALGGAELLINNGLIDTQGNYSAGLSAGNSTVVAHNLTVTTSGDDNAMGVVADGGANITLYGGSVTTTGNGSPVRSNLTFPHALASRNPGAVLNVYGTAVHTTGTQAYGAAVDDGGSLYLEGLSVKTEGQYAMGLYAGIGTLKPGQVSLVAHNVSVQTLGDQATGAMVSRQYQSDTASLQLSDSSITTSGALSHGLQAESTALLSASNTTVTTHGERALGALANNQANVQLDQVGINTSGNLAHAAVAKNGARLDAQRSVINASGDQAAALYAQGTELLKGQATLDSSVLQNRDGATVAVAGVADISLTDSIVGGSGQWLNVDSAVASDGSSIPDMGTGQ